Proteins encoded by one window of Musa acuminata AAA Group cultivar baxijiao chromosome BXJ2-9, Cavendish_Baxijiao_AAA, whole genome shotgun sequence:
- the LOC135623746 gene encoding fasciclin-like arabinogalactan protein 7 encodes MGLAAIFCVISLLALSISSPTTAQTPPAPFLPPSPAPAPHFVNLTELLSVAGPFHTFLNYLLQTRVIETFQNQANNTKQGITIFVPKDSAFASLKKSDLGNLTQDQLRILFLYHAFPKYYSLSDFKNLSNLNSVSTFAGGQYALNITYTFGLISIGSDWANPKITSSVYSTAPVAVYEIDGVLLPLAIFSSDPPLAPAPAPAPEATKTSDITPTQSAIGAAPKSSESSTSGGSSYIASVPLLNCFVFALSGSLMLTM; translated from the coding sequence ATGGGGCTTGCGGCAATCTTTTGTGTGATTTCTCTGCTAGCTTTATCGATCTCTTCTCCTACAACTGCACAGACTCCACCAGCCCCATTCCTACCTCCATCTCCAGCACCTGCCCCACATTTCGTGAACCTCACGGAGCTGCTCTCTGTCGCTGGCCCTTTTCATACCTTCCTCAATTATCTACTACAAACTCGAGTCATCGAGACATTTCAGAACCAAGCTAACAACACCAAACAAGGCATCACTATCTTCGTTCCCAAGGATTCAGCTTTTGCATCGCTTAAAAAGTCTGACCTTGGCAATCTTACCCAAGACCAACTCAGGATCCTCTTCCTCTACCATGCCTTCCCCAAGTACTATTCTCTATCCGATTTCAAGAACCTGAGCAATTTGAATTCTGTCAGCACATTTGCTGGTGGGCAGTATGCTCTGAACATCACTTATACGTTTGGGCTCATCAGCATCGGTTCGGATTGGGCAAACCCGAAGATAACTAGCAGTGTCTACTCGACAGCCCCAGTGGCTGTTTATGAGATCGATGGGGTTCTGCTTCCATTGGCAATCTTCAGCTCTGATCCACCACTAGCACCAGCTCCGGCGCCAGCTCCGGAGGCCACGAAAACATCGGATATAACTCCAACCCAAAGTGCAATCGGTGCTGCACCCAAAAGCTCCGAGTCATCAACCAGTGGTGGCTCTTCATACATCGCCAGTGTTCCTCTCTTGAACTGCTTTGTTTTTGCTCTTTCCGGCAGTTTGATGCTTACTATGTGA
- the LOC135621905 gene encoding premnaspirodiene oxygenase-like, translating into MEHLLLASVPMVVSTMLFLIIFIKKGFSKSKVQYPRPPPGPWRLPIIGCMHHLASRLSFRVFRHLSLTYGPLMLVRIGQVDFAVASSREAAREILKNQDPNFAARPEVVVGDIVFYGCSDVIFSPYGPYWKQLRYICFMELLRTKRVRSFASIREEETLNVIRDISTATQPINMREKLFRMSNAIISRAAIGPRSKHQETFILVAREVIDVLGELYAVDMFPSLKLLHVLSGAKFKLQRIRRRLDKIFDDIIKEHEVKANMNKGRQVAEVEEDIVDALLRLKDESELQVPMTMDGIKAVILDMLVGGTENSSIVIEWAMSELMRNPKILEKAQKEVMEELKGKNRIQETDVVELNYLKSIVKETLRLHPPVRLIPRMCRKTCEVLGYEIEAGTPVLVNAWAINRDPQYWEEAESFRPERFEGKSIDFKGGNFEYLPFGAGRRICPGLGFGLATIHLSLAQLLLYFDWKLPDGRKSEELDMSETLGVTVTRKTELKLSATPRIPIPSTV; encoded by the exons ATGGAGCATCTTCTCTTGGCTTCCGTCCCCATGGTAGTATCCACCATGCTCTTCTTGATCATCTTCATCAAGAAAGGATTCAGCAAGTCCAAAGTCCAATACCCGCGACCTCCCCCTGGTCCGTGGAGGCTGCCCATCATCGGATGCATGCACCACCTGGCCAGCCGGCTCTCCTTCCGCGTATTTCGCCACCTCTCCCTCACGTACGGGCCGCTCATGCTTGTCAGAATTGGCCAGGTAGACTTCGCGGTGGCCTCCTCCCGGGAAGCCGCCCGAGAGATCTTGAAGAACCAAGACCCCAACTTCGCCGCGCGGCCGGAGGTCGTCGTAGGAGATATCGTCTTCTACGGTTGCTCCGACGTTATCTTCTCCCCCTATGGCCCCTACTGGAAGCAACTTCGCTACATCTGCTTCATGGAGCTGCTCCGAACCAAGCGCGTCCGGTCTTTCGCCTCCATCAGGGAGGAAGAGACCCTTAACGTGATCCGAGACATCTCCACGGCAACACAACCGATCAACATGAGAGAGAAGCTCTTCAGAATGTCCAACGCCATCATATCCAGGGCGGCGATTGGCCCACGAAGCAAGCACCAGGAGACGTTCATCTTGGTCGCCAGGGAGGTCATCGACGTGCTTGGAGAGCTCTATGCCGTCGACATGTTTCCGTCGCTGAAGCTCCTCCACGTCCTGTCAGGTGCCAAGTTCAAGTTGCAGAGGATACGCCGGAGGCTTGATAAGATCTTTGATGACATAATTAAGGAGCATGAGGTTAAGGCCAATATGAACAAAGGTCGGCAAGTAGCCGAAGTGGAGGAGGACATAGTCGATGCGCTGCTAAGGCTTAAAGACGAATCCGAACTACAAGTTCCGATGACCATGGACGGAATAAAGGCTGTGATCCTC GACATGTTAGTCGGAGGGACCGAGAACTCATCTATAGTGATCGAATGGGCCATGTCGGAGCTGATGAGGAACCCCAAGATACTGGAGAAAGCACAGAAGGAGGTGATGGAAGAGCTGAAGGGAAAGAACAGGATACAAGAGACAGACGTCGTGGAGCTGAACTATCTCAAGTCGATCGTTAAGGAGACACTAAGGCTTCACCCACCTGTCAGGTTGATACCAAGAATGTGTAGGAAGACGTGTGAGGTGCTCGGCTACGAGATAGAAGCCGGCACTCCAGTCTTGGTCAATGCATGGGCGATCAACAGAGATCCACAGTACTGGGAAGAGGCCGAGAGCTTCAGGCCGGAGAGGTTTGAAGGCAAATCCATTGATTTCAAAGGAGGTAACTTCGAGTACTTGCCGTTCGGTGCTGGAAGAAGGATATGCCCTGGACTGGGTTTTGGGCTCGCCACCATACACCTATCCTTGGCGCAGCTCCTCCTCTACTTCGACTGGAAGCTGCCCGATGGCAGGAAATCAGAGGAGTTGGACATGAGTGAGACCTTAGGAGTTACTGTAACAAGGAAAACTGAGCTGAAGCTGTCTGCAACTCCTCGTATTCCTATCCCTTCTACTGTTTAA
- the LOC103999236 gene encoding uncharacterized protein LOC103999236 isoform X2: protein MRFARRKRKKGASGPHEGVNLMVQAQYKVYHVGARTIQYMPGTERTAWYSACIMDSSYSLNIKLEHLKRRTTLKMMTTSNMETKFESTPGNSDAHPKMLSSSVSRDLPADIVELILNRLSWPKALSLGRVSRTWRAAVQNYNPMGAQSPCLLHLRPGTVRLFSTVEQRCSLIRRPKLNGECCGAYKSWLVLRHPSSNNMSIVNVLTGASIELPPLQIEGDVFVTLSSTPTARCLLLAEFSALSDGKLYFAEDSFLFVVDSILRADSEPSLVDSWRFMDEGELSMYLIKCNSEVLVVFAAREDKNGPINDFSVFQLEQDTSLVNMKNRIYQRLLPQVSFVKVESLRDHAIFLGNIQSLCFPVENTGCRENCIYFTQPGDETAWHVFDMGNKRISDGPNLGFKASFRSLVWIEPGVV, encoded by the exons ATGAGATTTGCTCGTAGGAAGAGGAAAAAGGGGGCGAGCGGACCGCACGAAGG GGTAAACCTGATGGTTCAAGCACAATATAAGGTTTACCACGTAGGGGCTCGTACCATTCAATATATGCCTGGTACCGAGCGTACTGCCTGGTACAGTGCTTGTATCATggattcttcctattcttta AACATTAAACTTGAACATCTGAAGAGAAGGACTACACTAAAGATGATGACCACCAGCAATATGGAAACAAAGTTTGAGAGCACACCAGGAAATTCTGATGCACATCCTAAGATGTTGTCATCATCAGTGTCACGTGATCTTCCGGCAGATATTGTTGAGCTAATCCTGAATCGTTTGAGCTGGCCCAAAGCTTTAAGTCTTGGTCGAGTAAGCAGGACATGGAGAGCTGCAGTACAGAATTACAATCCCATGGGAGCACAGAGTCCATGCCTCCTGCACCTTAGGCCTGGCACCGTTCGTTTATTTAGCACAGTGGAGCAGAGGTGCTCCTTGATTAGGCGGCCTAAGCTCAATGGTGAGTGTTGTGGTGCCTACAAAAGCTGGTTGGTTTTGAGACATCCATCATCGAACAATATGTCTATAGTAAATGTTCTAACAGGAGCAAGTATCGAGCTTCCACCACTTCAGATTGAAGGCGATGTTTTTGTCACCCTGTCGTCAACTCCTACAGCCAGATGTCTTTTGTTAGCTGAG TTTTCTGCATTATCAGATGGGAAGCTCTATTTTGCAGAAGACTCATTCCTGTTTGTTGTAGACTCGATTCTCCGTGCAGACTCGGAACCTTCATTGGTTGACTCTTGGCGCTTTATGGATGAGGGAGAACTAAGTATGTACTTGATTAAGTGCAATTCTGAGGTTCTGGTGGTTTTTGCAGCACGAGAAGATAAGAATGGCCCCATTAATGATTTCTCAGTATTCCAGCTTGAGCAAGACACATCATTGGTGAACATGAAAAACAGGATTTACCAGCGGCTTCTTCCACAAGTGTCATTTGTAAAGGTAGAGAGCTTGAGGGACCATGCGATCTTCTTGGGAAATATACAGTCTCTATGTTTTCCAGTGGAAAATACTGGGTGCAGAGAGAACTGCATTTATTTCACCCAACCTGGTGATGAAACTGCTTGGCATGTTTTTGATATGGGGAACAAAAGAATAAGTGATGGTCCAAATCTAGGGTTCAAGGCTTCTTTTAGATCTCTTGTGTGGATAGAACCAGGTGTGGTTTGA
- the LOC103999236 gene encoding uncharacterized protein LOC103999236 isoform X1 encodes MRFARRKRKKGASGPHEGVNLMVQAQYKVYHVGARTIQYMPGTERTAWYSACIMDSSYSLNIKLEHLKRRTTLKMMTTSNMETKFESTPGNSDAHPKMLSSSVSRDLPADIVELILNRLSWPKALSLGRVSRTWRAAVQNYNPMGAQSPCLLHLRPGTVRLFSTVEQRCSLIRRPKLNGECCGAYKSWLVLRHPSSNNMSIVNVLTGASIELPPLQIEGDVFVTLSSTPTARCLLLAEVRNKKESCFLSCRTGDDEWTTLDNLSDSFLVQFSALSDGKLYFAEDSFLFVVDSILRADSEPSLVDSWRFMDEGELSMYLIKCNSEVLVVFAAREDKNGPINDFSVFQLEQDTSLVNMKNRIYQRLLPQVSFVKVESLRDHAIFLGNIQSLCFPVENTGCRENCIYFTQPGDETAWHVFDMGNKRISDGPNLGFKASFRSLVWIEPGVV; translated from the exons ATGAGATTTGCTCGTAGGAAGAGGAAAAAGGGGGCGAGCGGACCGCACGAAGG GGTAAACCTGATGGTTCAAGCACAATATAAGGTTTACCACGTAGGGGCTCGTACCATTCAATATATGCCTGGTACCGAGCGTACTGCCTGGTACAGTGCTTGTATCATggattcttcctattcttta AACATTAAACTTGAACATCTGAAGAGAAGGACTACACTAAAGATGATGACCACCAGCAATATGGAAACAAAGTTTGAGAGCACACCAGGAAATTCTGATGCACATCCTAAGATGTTGTCATCATCAGTGTCACGTGATCTTCCGGCAGATATTGTTGAGCTAATCCTGAATCGTTTGAGCTGGCCCAAAGCTTTAAGTCTTGGTCGAGTAAGCAGGACATGGAGAGCTGCAGTACAGAATTACAATCCCATGGGAGCACAGAGTCCATGCCTCCTGCACCTTAGGCCTGGCACCGTTCGTTTATTTAGCACAGTGGAGCAGAGGTGCTCCTTGATTAGGCGGCCTAAGCTCAATGGTGAGTGTTGTGGTGCCTACAAAAGCTGGTTGGTTTTGAGACATCCATCATCGAACAATATGTCTATAGTAAATGTTCTAACAGGAGCAAGTATCGAGCTTCCACCACTTCAGATTGAAGGCGATGTTTTTGTCACCCTGTCGTCAACTCCTACAGCCAGATGTCTTTTGTTAGCTGAGGTGAGAAACAAAAAGGAGTCATGTTTCCTTTCTTGCAGGACTGGAGATGATGAGTGGACGACACTGGATAATTTGTCTGATTCATTCCTTGTTCAGTTTTCTGCATTATCAGATGGGAAGCTCTATTTTGCAGAAGACTCATTCCTGTTTGTTGTAGACTCGATTCTCCGTGCAGACTCGGAACCTTCATTGGTTGACTCTTGGCGCTTTATGGATGAGGGAGAACTAAGTATGTACTTGATTAAGTGCAATTCTGAGGTTCTGGTGGTTTTTGCAGCACGAGAAGATAAGAATGGCCCCATTAATGATTTCTCAGTATTCCAGCTTGAGCAAGACACATCATTGGTGAACATGAAAAACAGGATTTACCAGCGGCTTCTTCCACAAGTGTCATTTGTAAAGGTAGAGAGCTTGAGGGACCATGCGATCTTCTTGGGAAATATACAGTCTCTATGTTTTCCAGTGGAAAATACTGGGTGCAGAGAGAACTGCATTTATTTCACCCAACCTGGTGATGAAACTGCTTGGCATGTTTTTGATATGGGGAACAAAAGAATAAGTGATGGTCCAAATCTAGGGTTCAAGGCTTCTTTTAGATCTCTTGTGTGGATAGAACCAGGTGTGGTTTGA
- the LOC103999236 gene encoding uncharacterized protein LOC103999236 isoform X3, protein MMTTSNMETKFESTPGNSDAHPKMLSSSVSRDLPADIVELILNRLSWPKALSLGRVSRTWRAAVQNYNPMGAQSPCLLHLRPGTVRLFSTVEQRCSLIRRPKLNGECCGAYKSWLVLRHPSSNNMSIVNVLTGASIELPPLQIEGDVFVTLSSTPTARCLLLAEVRNKKESCFLSCRTGDDEWTTLDNLSDSFLVQFSALSDGKLYFAEDSFLFVVDSILRADSEPSLVDSWRFMDEGELSMYLIKCNSEVLVVFAAREDKNGPINDFSVFQLEQDTSLVNMKNRIYQRLLPQVSFVKVESLRDHAIFLGNIQSLCFPVENTGCRENCIYFTQPGDETAWHVFDMGNKRISDGPNLGFKASFRSLVWIEPGVV, encoded by the coding sequence ATGATGACCACCAGCAATATGGAAACAAAGTTTGAGAGCACACCAGGAAATTCTGATGCACATCCTAAGATGTTGTCATCATCAGTGTCACGTGATCTTCCGGCAGATATTGTTGAGCTAATCCTGAATCGTTTGAGCTGGCCCAAAGCTTTAAGTCTTGGTCGAGTAAGCAGGACATGGAGAGCTGCAGTACAGAATTACAATCCCATGGGAGCACAGAGTCCATGCCTCCTGCACCTTAGGCCTGGCACCGTTCGTTTATTTAGCACAGTGGAGCAGAGGTGCTCCTTGATTAGGCGGCCTAAGCTCAATGGTGAGTGTTGTGGTGCCTACAAAAGCTGGTTGGTTTTGAGACATCCATCATCGAACAATATGTCTATAGTAAATGTTCTAACAGGAGCAAGTATCGAGCTTCCACCACTTCAGATTGAAGGCGATGTTTTTGTCACCCTGTCGTCAACTCCTACAGCCAGATGTCTTTTGTTAGCTGAGGTGAGAAACAAAAAGGAGTCATGTTTCCTTTCTTGCAGGACTGGAGATGATGAGTGGACGACACTGGATAATTTGTCTGATTCATTCCTTGTTCAGTTTTCTGCATTATCAGATGGGAAGCTCTATTTTGCAGAAGACTCATTCCTGTTTGTTGTAGACTCGATTCTCCGTGCAGACTCGGAACCTTCATTGGTTGACTCTTGGCGCTTTATGGATGAGGGAGAACTAAGTATGTACTTGATTAAGTGCAATTCTGAGGTTCTGGTGGTTTTTGCAGCACGAGAAGATAAGAATGGCCCCATTAATGATTTCTCAGTATTCCAGCTTGAGCAAGACACATCATTGGTGAACATGAAAAACAGGATTTACCAGCGGCTTCTTCCACAAGTGTCATTTGTAAAGGTAGAGAGCTTGAGGGACCATGCGATCTTCTTGGGAAATATACAGTCTCTATGTTTTCCAGTGGAAAATACTGGGTGCAGAGAGAACTGCATTTATTTCACCCAACCTGGTGATGAAACTGCTTGGCATGTTTTTGATATGGGGAACAAAAGAATAAGTGATGGTCCAAATCTAGGGTTCAAGGCTTCTTTTAGATCTCTTGTGTGGATAGAACCAGGTGTGGTTTGA
- the LOC135623748 gene encoding ubiquitin-conjugating enzyme E2 5A-like isoform X4 → MASKRIQKELLDLQRDPPASCSAGPVGEDLFHWQATIMGPSDSPYAGGVFFVMIHFPADYPFKPPKVNFQTKVYHPNINSNGSICLDILKDQWSPALTISKVLLSISSLLTDPNPDDPLVPEIAHIYKTHRSRYEEIARSWTQKYAMG, encoded by the exons ATGGCTAGCAAACGTATTCAAAAGGAGCTTCTGGATTTGCAAAGGGATCCTCCAGCATCCTGCAGTGCTGGGCCTGTTGGTGAAGATCTGTTTCACTGGCAAGCAACAATTATGGGCCCTTCTGACAGTCCCTATGCAGGGGGGGTGTTTTTTGTGATGATTCATTTCCCAGCTGACTACCCATTCAAGCCTCCCAAGGTCAACTTTCAGACCAAG GTGTACCATCCAAACATCAACTCAAATGGAAGCATCTGTCTTGATATCCTGAAGGACCAGTGGAGCCCAGCTCTGACCATATCCAAAGTGCTTCTCTCCATCTCATCTCTGCTCACAGATCCCAACCCAGACGACCCTCTTGTCCCTGAGATTGCACACATATACAAAACACACAGGTCCCGCTACGAAGAAATAGCACGGTCATGGACGCAGAAGTATGCAATGGGCTGA
- the LOC135623748 gene encoding ubiquitin-conjugating enzyme E2 5A-like isoform X2, translated as MQLHSGGLMASKRIQKELLDLQRDPPASCSAGPVGEDLFHWQATIMGPSDSPYAGGVFFVMIHFPADYPFKPPKVNFQTKVYHPNINSNGSICLDILKDQWSPALTISKVLLSISSLLTDPNPDDPLVPEIAHIYKTHRSRYEEIARSWTQKYAMG; from the exons atgcAACTCCA TTCAGGAGGCCTTATGGCTAGCAAACGTATTCAAAAGGAGCTTCTGGATTTGCAAAGGGATCCTCCAGCATCCTGCAGTGCTGGGCCTGTTGGTGAAGATCTGTTTCACTGGCAAGCAACAATTATGGGCCCTTCTGACAGTCCCTATGCAGGGGGGGTGTTTTTTGTGATGATTCATTTCCCAGCTGACTACCCATTCAAGCCTCCCAAGGTCAACTTTCAGACCAAG GTGTACCATCCAAACATCAACTCAAATGGAAGCATCTGTCTTGATATCCTGAAGGACCAGTGGAGCCCAGCTCTGACCATATCCAAAGTGCTTCTCTCCATCTCATCTCTGCTCACAGATCCCAACCCAGACGACCCTCTTGTCCCTGAGATTGCACACATATACAAAACACACAGGTCCCGCTACGAAGAAATAGCACGGTCATGGACGCAGAAGTATGCAATGGGCTGA
- the LOC135623748 gene encoding ubiquitin-conjugating enzyme E2 5A-like isoform X3, translated as MRGLMASKRIQKELLDLQRDPPASCSAGPVGEDLFHWQATIMGPSDSPYAGGVFFVMIHFPADYPFKPPKVNFQTKVYHPNINSNGSICLDILKDQWSPALTISKVLLSISSLLTDPNPDDPLVPEIAHIYKTHRSRYEEIARSWTQKYAMG; from the exons ATGA GAGGCCTTATGGCTAGCAAACGTATTCAAAAGGAGCTTCTGGATTTGCAAAGGGATCCTCCAGCATCCTGCAGTGCTGGGCCTGTTGGTGAAGATCTGTTTCACTGGCAAGCAACAATTATGGGCCCTTCTGACAGTCCCTATGCAGGGGGGGTGTTTTTTGTGATGATTCATTTCCCAGCTGACTACCCATTCAAGCCTCCCAAGGTCAACTTTCAGACCAAG GTGTACCATCCAAACATCAACTCAAATGGAAGCATCTGTCTTGATATCCTGAAGGACCAGTGGAGCCCAGCTCTGACCATATCCAAAGTGCTTCTCTCCATCTCATCTCTGCTCACAGATCCCAACCCAGACGACCCTCTTGTCCCTGAGATTGCACACATATACAAAACACACAGGTCCCGCTACGAAGAAATAGCACGGTCATGGACGCAGAAGTATGCAATGGGCTGA
- the LOC135623748 gene encoding ubiquitin-conjugating enzyme E2 5A-like isoform X1, with protein sequence MNFASISELGDKVDDSGGLMASKRIQKELLDLQRDPPASCSAGPVGEDLFHWQATIMGPSDSPYAGGVFFVMIHFPADYPFKPPKVNFQTKVYHPNINSNGSICLDILKDQWSPALTISKVLLSISSLLTDPNPDDPLVPEIAHIYKTHRSRYEEIARSWTQKYAMG encoded by the exons ATGAACTTTGCAAGCATATCGGAATTAGGAGACAAAGTAGATGA TTCAGGAGGCCTTATGGCTAGCAAACGTATTCAAAAGGAGCTTCTGGATTTGCAAAGGGATCCTCCAGCATCCTGCAGTGCTGGGCCTGTTGGTGAAGATCTGTTTCACTGGCAAGCAACAATTATGGGCCCTTCTGACAGTCCCTATGCAGGGGGGGTGTTTTTTGTGATGATTCATTTCCCAGCTGACTACCCATTCAAGCCTCCCAAGGTCAACTTTCAGACCAAG GTGTACCATCCAAACATCAACTCAAATGGAAGCATCTGTCTTGATATCCTGAAGGACCAGTGGAGCCCAGCTCTGACCATATCCAAAGTGCTTCTCTCCATCTCATCTCTGCTCACAGATCCCAACCCAGACGACCCTCTTGTCCCTGAGATTGCACACATATACAAAACACACAGGTCCCGCTACGAAGAAATAGCACGGTCATGGACGCAGAAGTATGCAATGGGCTGA
- the LOC135623749 gene encoding uncharacterized WD repeat-containing protein C2A9.03-like isoform X2 — protein MEYTKHYKGEDCKPTDKGGIYYEFQRNTRSVKSTILHFQLRNLVWATSKHDVYLMSNSSVLHWSALSGEKYEVMNVSGHIAPEERLPGSLLEGFSQIQVSTLAVKDKLLVAGGFQGELICKFLDRKGISFCCRTTYDDNAITNALDIYDSSSGAVHFMSSNNDCGIRDFDLEKCQLCKHFHFQWPVNHTSLSPDGKILVIVGDDPDGMLVDAHTGKTVHKLQGHVDFSFASAWNPDGQTFATGNQDKTCRVWDVRNLSKSVAVLRGNLGAIRSIRFTSDGRFLAMAEPADFVHIFDVGSGYNKQQELDFFGEISGMSFSPDTEALFVGVWDRTYGSLLQYSRLRNYLYLDSLF, from the exons ATGGAGTACACTAAGCATTACAAGGGAGAG GATTGCAAACCAACTGATAAAGGTGGCATTTATTATGAGTTCCAGCGAAACACAAGGTCTGTGAAATCAACTATTCTTCATTTTCAG CTGagaaatttggtttgggctacaTCAAAGCATGATGTGTACTTAATGTCAAACTCGTCTGTGCTTCACTGGTCTGCACTAAGCGGTGAGAAATATGAAGTTATGAATGTTTCGGGACACATAGCACCAGAGGAG AGGCTCCCAGGAAGCTTGTTGGAAGGATTTTCTCAGATCCAAGTTAGTACGCTGGCCGTTAAAGACAAGTTGCTTGTGGCAGGAGGATTTCAAGGAGAACTTATCTGTAAG TTTTTAGATCGGAAAGGAATAAGCTTTTGCTGCCGTACAACATATGATGACAATGCAATCACTAACGCATTGGACATTTATGATAGTTCCAG TGGTGCTGTTCACTTCATGTCTTCAAATAATGACTGTGGAATACGAGATTTTGACTTGGAGAAGTGTCAGCTTTGCAAGCATTTCCACTTTCAGTGGCCAGTGAAT CATACATCACTTAGTCCTGATGGAAAGATTCTTGTAATTGTGGGAGATGATCCTGACGGAATGCTGGTGGATGCTCATACTGGAAAG ACTGTCCATAAATTACAAGGACATGTGGACTTCTCTTTTGCATCAGCATGGAATCCCGATGGCCAAACATTTGCCACTGGTAACCAGGATAAGACCTGCAGGGTTTGGGATGTCAGAAATCTCTCAAAGTCTGTCGCTGTATTGAGAGGCAATCTTGGTGCCATCAGATCAATTCGCTTCACATCAGATGGTCGGTTTTTGGCGATGGCAGAGCCTGCAGATTTTGTTCACATCTTTGATGTTGGGAGTGGGTACAACAAGCAACAAGAGCTGGACTTCTTTGGTGAAATCTCAGGCATGTCATTCAGCCCGGATACAGAAGCTCTTTTTGTTGGTGTATGGGATAGAACTTATGGTAGTCTTTTACAGTATAGTCGCCTGCGGAATTACTTGTACCTTGATTCACTGTTTTAA
- the LOC135623749 gene encoding uncharacterized WD repeat-containing protein C2A9.03-like isoform X1 — translation MQPHRGDDMVEMAEDYDMGDVEDDMYEEFQGRGLGDSDSDDEEYGPLNGRASDISSAQARKGKDIQGIPWSTLSITRERYRQTRLEQYKNYENVTNSGEASEKDCKPTDKGGIYYEFQRNTRSVKSTILHFQLRNLVWATSKHDVYLMSNSSVLHWSALSGEKYEVMNVSGHIAPEERLPGSLLEGFSQIQVSTLAVKDKLLVAGGFQGELICKFLDRKGISFCCRTTYDDNAITNALDIYDSSSGAVHFMSSNNDCGIRDFDLEKCQLCKHFHFQWPVNHTSLSPDGKILVIVGDDPDGMLVDAHTGKTVHKLQGHVDFSFASAWNPDGQTFATGNQDKTCRVWDVRNLSKSVAVLRGNLGAIRSIRFTSDGRFLAMAEPADFVHIFDVGSGYNKQQELDFFGEISGMSFSPDTEALFVGVWDRTYGSLLQYSRLRNYLYLDSLF, via the exons ATGCAGCCTCATCGTGGTGATGATATGGTTGAAATGGCAGAGGATTATGACATGGGTGATGTAGAAGATGACATGTATGAAGAATTTCAAGGGAGGGGTCTGGGCGATTCTGATTCTGACGATGAAGAATATGGCCCTTTG AATGGAAGGGCATCTGATATTTCCTCCGCTCAAGCTAGGAAAGGAAAAGATATCCAGGGAATACCATGGAGTACACTAAGCATTACAAGGGAGAGGTACAGGCAAACCAGATTAGAACAATACAAAAACTATGAAAATGTTACAAATTCTGGAGAAGCATCAGAAAAG GATTGCAAACCAACTGATAAAGGTGGCATTTATTATGAGTTCCAGCGAAACACAAGGTCTGTGAAATCAACTATTCTTCATTTTCAG CTGagaaatttggtttgggctacaTCAAAGCATGATGTGTACTTAATGTCAAACTCGTCTGTGCTTCACTGGTCTGCACTAAGCGGTGAGAAATATGAAGTTATGAATGTTTCGGGACACATAGCACCAGAGGAG AGGCTCCCAGGAAGCTTGTTGGAAGGATTTTCTCAGATCCAAGTTAGTACGCTGGCCGTTAAAGACAAGTTGCTTGTGGCAGGAGGATTTCAAGGAGAACTTATCTGTAAG TTTTTAGATCGGAAAGGAATAAGCTTTTGCTGCCGTACAACATATGATGACAATGCAATCACTAACGCATTGGACATTTATGATAGTTCCAG TGGTGCTGTTCACTTCATGTCTTCAAATAATGACTGTGGAATACGAGATTTTGACTTGGAGAAGTGTCAGCTTTGCAAGCATTTCCACTTTCAGTGGCCAGTGAAT CATACATCACTTAGTCCTGATGGAAAGATTCTTGTAATTGTGGGAGATGATCCTGACGGAATGCTGGTGGATGCTCATACTGGAAAG ACTGTCCATAAATTACAAGGACATGTGGACTTCTCTTTTGCATCAGCATGGAATCCCGATGGCCAAACATTTGCCACTGGTAACCAGGATAAGACCTGCAGGGTTTGGGATGTCAGAAATCTCTCAAAGTCTGTCGCTGTATTGAGAGGCAATCTTGGTGCCATCAGATCAATTCGCTTCACATCAGATGGTCGGTTTTTGGCGATGGCAGAGCCTGCAGATTTTGTTCACATCTTTGATGTTGGGAGTGGGTACAACAAGCAACAAGAGCTGGACTTCTTTGGTGAAATCTCAGGCATGTCATTCAGCCCGGATACAGAAGCTCTTTTTGTTGGTGTATGGGATAGAACTTATGGTAGTCTTTTACAGTATAGTCGCCTGCGGAATTACTTGTACCTTGATTCACTGTTTTAA